One genomic segment of Gossypium arboreum isolate Shixiya-1 chromosome 3, ASM2569848v2, whole genome shotgun sequence includes these proteins:
- the LOC108475132 gene encoding protein SCARECROW-like: MGASDLVDENHSEINGSSNSRGHPVAVANNTSDGKMMRKRMASEIADNQRFPRRTLASEPEPDNNTVCSFLPAPASSNPLLNHSTIKMNTAIFPSANFIAVTSGGPAVLSTTTSTFTCIDTISTSKPHPPAICGFSGLPLFPPTDRNRNSVTATTASDSVIISPISNSMDDTSATVWIDGVIRDLIHTSSNVSISQIIHNVREIIYPCNPNLATLLEYRLRSLVDPVERRSKEGEASLLQRNHSQQQGSSGLTFNLDPALGSLPNCSLPESCSMSQYLNWEINPLSVSNSAVATQHQHHNQISSSPSATTPPVLSLCQTPPHHQQTRLQQPLPVPEENPSPVEKTTPSTTACTTPTSTFQIVQACSARDRKEEIRQQKRDEEGLHLLTLLLQCAEAVSVNKFEEANRMLLELSQLSTPFGTSAQRVAAYFSEAMSARLLSSCLGICATLPPNPQSQSHTQKIVSAFQVFNGISPFVKFSHFTANQAIQEAFEREERVHIIDLDIMQGLQWPGLFHILASRPGGPPHVRLTGLGTSLEALEATGKRLSDFADKLGLPFQFYPVADKVGNLEPERLKVSKTEAVAVHWLQHSLYDVTGSDTNTLWLLRRLAPKVVTVVEQDLRRQEGPFLGRFVEAIHYYSAVFDSLGASYGEESEERHVVEQQLLSKEIRNVLALGGGSMKFHNWREKLQQCGFKGISLAGNAATQATLLLGMFPSHGYTLVEDNGALKLGWKDLCLLTASAWRPGEDTLPFQFHAN, encoded by the exons ATGGGCGCTTCTGATTTGGTAGATGAAAATCATAGTGAAATCAATGGCAGCAGCAACAGCCGAGGACACCCAGTAGCAGTAGCAAACAATACATCAGATGGGAAAATGATGAGGAAGAGAATGGCTTCTGAGATTGCTGACAACCAAAGGTTCCCTCGCCGCACCCTTGCCTCAGAGCCTGAGCCTGATAACAACACGGTTTGCTCTTTCTTGCCAGCGCCAGCATCATCTAATCCACTCCTCAACCACTCCACTATCAAGATGAATACCGCCATTTTTCCTTCTGCAAACTTCATCGCCGTGACGTCAGGCGGGCCTGCTGTTTTATCTACAACCACTTCTACTTTTACTTGCATCGATACCATTTCCACTAGTAAACCTCACCCCCCGGCTATCTGTGGTTTCTCGGGTTTGCCTTTATTTCCACCAACGGACAGAAACCGAAACTCCGTCACCGCAACTACTGCCTCAGACTCAGTTATTATATCTCCGATCTCTAATTCGATGGATGACACTTCAGCTACAGTGTGGATTGACGGTGTCATAAGGGATCTCATCCACACCTCGTCTAACGTCTCCATTTCTCAAATCATCCACAACGTCCGGGAGATCATCTACCCTTGCAACCCGAACCTCGCTACGCTCCTGGAGTACAGGCTTCGCTCTCTAGTGGATCCAGTTGAAAGGAGAAGTAAGGAGGGCGAGGCATCCTTGTTGCAGAGGAACCATAGTCAGCAGCAAGGCTCCTCTGGACTCACTTTTAACTTGGACCCCGCCCTAGGTAGCCTTCCTAACTGCTCTTTGCCCGAATCTTGTTCCATGAGCCAGTACTTGAACTGGGAGATAAATCCACTCTCCGTTTCTAACAGCGCAGTCGCTACCCAACACCAGCATCACAATCAGATTAGCAGTAGCCCTTCTGCGACTACACCACCGGTTCTTTCCCTATGTCAGACACCTCCTCATCACCAACAGACTCGGTTGCAGCAGCCGCTTCCAGTTCCAGAAGAAAACCCTTCCCCAGTTGAGAAGACTACTCCCTCGACGACTGCTTGCACAACGCCCACGTCCACTTTTCAAATAGTCCAAGCATGCAGCGCCAGAGACAGGAAAGAGGAGATACGGCAGCAAAAGAGAGACGAAGAAGGATTGCACCTCTTGACCTTACTCCTGCAGTGTGCTGAGGCGGTTTCAGTTAATAAATTTGAGGAAGCAAATAGGATGCTGTTAGAGCTGTCGCAACTGTCAACGCCATTTGGGACGTCTGCTCAGCGCGTGGCAGCGTATTTCTCAGAGGCTATGTCAGCAAGGCTATTGAGCTCATGCCTGGGAATATGCGCTACGCTTCCACCGAATCCACAGTCACAGAGCCATACCCAAAAGATAGTGTCGGCATTCCAGGTGTTCAACGGGATAAGTCCATTCGTCAAGTTCTCGCATTTCACAGCCAATCAGGCCATACAAGAGGCGTTCGAAAGGGAGGAGAGAGTGCACATCATAGATCTCGACATAATGCAAGGCCTGCAGTGGCCAGGGCTGTTTCACATACTGGCCTCAAGACCAGGCGGGCCGCCGCACGTGCGCCTCACGGGGTTGGGAACCTCCTTGGAGGCCCTGGAGGCAACCGGTAAACGTCTATCTGATTTCGCCGACAAACTGGGGCTCCCCTTCCAATTTTACCCGGTGGCGGATAAGGTGGGGAATCTGGAACCCGAGAGACTCAAGGTTAGCAAGACGGAGGCAGTAGCAGTTCACTGGCTGCAGCACTCTCTTTACGACGTGACTGGTTCAGATACCAACACGCTGTGGCTCTTGCGAAG GTTGGCACCCAAAGTAGTGACGGTAGTAGAACAGGACTTGAGGAGGCAGGAAGGACCATTTTTGGGAAGGTTTGTGGAAGCCATACACTACTACTCAGCGGTATTTGATTCACTAGGGGCAAGCTACGGGGAAGAGAGCGAGGAGAGGCACGTGGTGGAGCAGCAGCTACTATCGAAGGAGATACGAAATGTTCTGGCTTTAGGAGGAGGTTCCATGAAATTTCATAATTGGAGGGAGAAGCTGCAGCAGTGTGGGTTCAAGGGTATATCCCTTGCTGGCAATGCCGCGACGCAGGCCACCCTGCTCTTAGGCATGTTCCCATCTCATGGTTATACTTTGGTTGAGGACAATGGCGCCCTCAAGCTTGGTTGGAAAGACCTTTGTTTGCTCACTGCTTCTGCCTGGAGGCCAGGCGAGGACACCCTTCCATTCCAATTCCATGCTAATTAA
- the LOC108475131 gene encoding ethanolamine-phosphate cytidylyltransferase, which translates to MNKISSTSLIGGAVVVAMAVGLYLGVAKRGLPPEGLGMGLWRKIKRKKKPLRVYMDGCFDMMHYGHCNALRQARAVGDQLVVGVVSDAEIIANKGPPVTPMHERMIMVKAVKWVDEVISDAPYAITEDFMKKLFDEYKMDYIIHGDDPCVLPDGTDAYAVAKKAGRFRQIKRTEGISSTDIVGRMLLCVRERSVSDSHNHSSLQRQFSHGHSQKLDGGSGSRSGTRVSHFLPTSRRIVQFSNGKGPGPNAHIVYIDGAFDLFHAGHVEILRVARELGDFLLVGTHNDQTISAKRGTHRPIMNLHERSLSVLACRYVDEVIIGAPLEVSKDMITTFNISLVVHGTVAESSDFQKEKDNPYDVPISMGIFKVLESPLDITTTTIIKRIVANHKAYQKRNEKKVASEKRYYDNKTYVSSD; encoded by the exons ATGAACAAGATATCATCAACGTCCCTAATAGGTGGAGCAGTGGTAGTGGCCATGGCGGTAGGATTGTACCTTGGCGTAGCGAAAAGAGGCTTACCTCCTGAAGGACTTGGAATGGGTTTGTggaggaaaataaaaaggaagaagaagccaTTGCGCGTGTATATGGACGGTTGTTTCGACATGATGCATTATGGTCACTGCAATGCCCTCCGTCAAGCTCGTGCGGTAGGCGACCAATTGGTGGTGGGGGTAGTTAGCGATGCGGAAATCATTGCAAACAAAGGCCCTCCTGTAACTCCCATGCATGAAAG GATGATAATGGTAAAGGCGGTGAAGTGGGTGGATGAGGTCATTTCTGATGCGCCGTATGCAATCACCGAAGATTTCATGAAGAAGCTGTTCGATGAATACAAGATGGACTACATTATTCACGGCGATGACCCTTGTGTTCTTCCCGATGGAACTGATGCTTATGCTGTTGCTAAGAAGGCTGGTCGTTTTAGGCAGATTAAGCGCACCGAAGGCATCTCTAGCACTGACATTGTCG GCCGAATGCTTCTTTGTGTAAGAGAAAGATCAGTTAGTGACAGTCATAATCATTCCTCTCTACAAAGACAATTCAGTCACGGGCACAGCCAAAAATTGGATGGTGGATCTGGATCTAGATCTGGAACTCGCGTATCTCATTTTCTACCAACATCCCGCAGAATCGTGCAATTTTCAAACGGAAAG GGCCCCGGACCAAACGCTCACATTGTTTATATAGATGGTGCATTTGATCTTTTCCATGCTGGACATGTTGAG ATTCTGCGTGTTGCCCGAGAACTGGGAGATTTTCTTCTCGTTGGCACCCACAATGATCAAACTATCAG TGCTAAACGAGGTACTCATCGCCCTATCATGAATCTACATGAAAGAAGCTTAAGTGTTTTAGCTTGTCGCTATGTGGATGAGGTGATAATCGGTGCTCCATTGGAAGTGTCTAAAGACATG ATCACAACTTTTAATATATCATTAGTTGTCCATGGAACAGTGGCAGAGAGCAGTGATTTTCAGAAG GAAAAAGATAACCCTTATGATGTTCCAATTAGTATGGGAATTTTCAAAGTTTTAGAAAGCCCGCTCGACATTACAACTACCACAATAATTAAGAGGATTGTAGCAAATCATAAAGCTTACCAG AAACGTAATGAGAAGAAGGTTGCAAGTGAGAAAAGATATTATGACAATAAAACTTATGTTTCCAGCGACTGA